The Miscanthus floridulus cultivar M001 chromosome 7, ASM1932011v1, whole genome shotgun sequence genome includes a region encoding these proteins:
- the LOC136465447 gene encoding uncharacterized protein produces the protein MNGIKRFSMKGKLEPRYIGLFKVLERRGEVAYQLELPESLSGVHDVFHVSQLKKCLCVPEEQLPLEELSVKENLTYLEYPIKILETAEKVTRSRVIRMCKVQWNRYSEAKATWEQEEDLRSEYPQLFEPSAESQGRNSS, from the coding sequence ATGAATGGCATAAAGAGGTTTAGCATGAAAGGTAAATTAGAACCAAGGTATATTGGTCTGTTTAAGGTTCTTGAGAGAAGAGGTGAAGTTGCTTATCAATTGGAACTACCAGAAAgcttgtcaggtgtgcacgatgttTTTCATGTGTCTCAACTCAAGAAGTGCCTTTGTGTGCCTGAGGAGCAATTGCCTTTGGAAGAGCTCAGTGTGAAAGAGAACCTCACATATCTAGAGTATCCCATTAAGATATTAGAGACAGCAGAAAAGGTCACTAGAAGTCGTGTTATACggatgtgcaaggtacagtggaatcggtaCTCAGAGGCTAAGGCAACATGGGAGCAAGAGGAGGATTTGAGATCAGAATATCCACAACTTTTTGAGCCATCGGCAGAATCTCAAGGACGaaattcatcttaa